One genomic region from Parerythrobacter aestuarii encodes:
- a CDS encoding AlbA family DNA-binding domain-containing protein: MPGSLLEFLFRAYRDGAECTLAELRAYEEFGGLSLLQSLTAIDERLQDEGLCIVPPVNEGEMDQARVVSRAVRDETFEAAYKRALEQDESQEVEYKESLYLKKKVYGNQNIPKSAWVGEEIVFEVVATICSFLNGDGGVLLIGVADDGSSPGIDCELPFIPGNKNDLDQWELHLSNCLKKYIYDFTSVIGYIKRKIIQTGDGNHICVVIVSKRTSSLTVCQTPSEPGSEVVYVRNGNGKAEIKARAIEELIRSRLTS; encoded by the coding sequence ATGCCTGGATCGCTTCTTGAGTTCCTGTTTCGCGCATATAGGGACGGCGCGGAATGTACGCTTGCGGAGCTCAGAGCGTATGAGGAATTTGGGGGCCTTAGCCTTCTACAGTCTCTCACGGCGATCGATGAGCGATTGCAGGATGAAGGGCTGTGCATCGTTCCGCCGGTTAATGAAGGCGAAATGGACCAGGCGAGAGTCGTAAGCCGGGCTGTGAGAGATGAGACGTTCGAAGCGGCTTACAAGCGAGCTTTGGAACAGGACGAAAGCCAGGAAGTCGAATACAAAGAAAGTCTCTACCTGAAGAAAAAGGTCTACGGAAATCAAAATATTCCGAAGAGTGCCTGGGTTGGCGAGGAGATCGTTTTCGAAGTCGTAGCGACTATTTGTAGCTTCCTAAATGGCGATGGCGGAGTCTTGTTGATTGGCGTTGCAGACGATGGAAGCAGTCCAGGAATTGACTGTGAGTTGCCTTTCATTCCCGGAAACAAGAACGACTTAGATCAGTGGGAATTGCACCTTTCCAACTGCCTGAAGAAGTACATCTATGACTTCACCAGTGTCATAGGATATATAAAGCGAAAGATAATCCAGACAGGTGATGGAAATCACATCTGCGTGGTCATAGTGAGCAAGCGGACTTCGTCATTAACTGTTTGCCAAACACCCAGCGAGCCTGGCTCCGAAGTTGTTTACGTTCGCAATGGGAACGGCAAAGCGGAAATTAAAGCTAGAGCAATTGAAGAGCTGATCCGGTCGCGCTTAACTAGCTGA
- a CDS encoding DUF1036 domain-containing protein, with protein MIRALTILAAACAAALAVPAAAKDGQRPLGEVEIHNTSEGDRKFCVFALEKWKLLPQRCFRLKPDTMTVWIRGDNPQPFRYAVYEPRPLFDKLLRSGDLPGDVSEVRMAKEGRFGQSRWKPRSTVPPRPEYRVKFCNRSQAEPVWLTIAVSGGQMAMAEGYWSIERGECTTINYSERFMRAGGGYPDDGLLVMYRAFTTGENGRLWSGTRENEDPDFCVNTQKQFTINPWIAKDGNPIAERYLCDKEGETWKRFRYGPTLDKDVQIGKVDF; from the coding sequence ATGATCCGCGCTTTGACCATTCTCGCCGCCGCTTGCGCCGCCGCTCTTGCCGTGCCGGCTGCTGCGAAGGACGGCCAGCGGCCGCTGGGAGAGGTCGAGATCCACAACACGTCAGAGGGCGATCGCAAGTTCTGCGTCTTCGCGTTGGAGAAGTGGAAGCTGCTGCCGCAGCGCTGCTTCCGGCTCAAGCCCGACACCATGACGGTGTGGATCCGCGGCGATAACCCGCAGCCGTTCCGCTACGCGGTCTATGAACCGCGGCCGCTGTTCGACAAGCTGTTGCGCAGCGGCGACCTGCCCGGTGACGTGTCCGAAGTGCGGATGGCGAAGGAGGGCAGGTTCGGTCAGTCGAGATGGAAGCCCCGGTCAACCGTGCCGCCGCGGCCCGAATACCGGGTCAAGTTCTGCAACCGGTCGCAGGCAGAACCAGTGTGGCTGACGATTGCGGTATCCGGCGGACAGATGGCAATGGCCGAAGGGTACTGGAGCATCGAACGCGGCGAATGCACCACCATCAACTATTCCGAACGCTTCATGCGGGCCGGTGGCGGCTATCCCGACGATGGCTTGCTGGTCATGTACCGCGCCTTCACCACGGGCGAGAATGGCCGGCTGTGGAGCGGCACCCGCGAGAATGAGGACCCGGATTTCTGCGTCAACACGCAAAAGCAATTCACGATCAATCCGTGGATCGCGAAGGACGGCAATCCGATAGCGGAACGCTACCTTTGCGACAAGGAAGGCGAGACCTGGAAGCGCTTTCGTTACGGCCCGACGCTCGACAAGGATGTCCAGATCGGAAAGGTGGATTTCTGA
- a CDS encoding glutamate-5-semialdehyde dehydrogenase → MNDQTLDPAIHIQQLGMAARDAARGLNAASAEAKNLALTEAAKALRAATPALLEANAKDVASVEGKKPESFIDRLRLTDERIEGMACALEQIAELPDPVGRVLATFERPNGLKIERVAVPIGVIGMIYESRPNVGADASALCLKSGNAVILRGGSESRHSTREIVACMQAGLKAAGLPEDAVQTVQTTSRDAVAELLKADQFVDLVIPRGGRGLVELVRDQASVPTLLHLDGNCHSYVHAAADVAKAVDVIKNAKLRRTGICGATESIVVDRAIAADAIPALAEAMAGECELRGDADAVALDSRIKLANDDDWSTEYLGPIASVKIVDGLDEAIEWVESHSSHHTDAIMTEDADAARRFMTAIDSAIVMHNASTQFADGGEFGMGAEIGIATGKMHARGPVGLEQLTSFKYLVHGTGQTRS, encoded by the coding sequence ATGAACGATCAGACCCTCGACCCCGCAATCCATATCCAGCAGCTCGGCATGGCTGCGCGCGATGCTGCGCGCGGGCTCAACGCTGCTTCAGCCGAGGCGAAGAACCTCGCGCTCACGGAAGCTGCCAAGGCCCTGCGCGCGGCTACGCCAGCGCTGCTTGAAGCCAATGCCAAGGATGTCGCCAGTGTCGAAGGCAAGAAGCCGGAGAGCTTCATCGACCGTCTGCGCCTGACCGATGAACGGATCGAAGGCATGGCGTGCGCACTGGAGCAGATTGCCGAGCTACCAGATCCCGTCGGCCGGGTGCTGGCGACGTTCGAGCGGCCCAATGGGCTGAAGATCGAGCGCGTGGCGGTCCCCATCGGGGTGATCGGCATGATTTACGAATCGCGCCCCAATGTCGGAGCCGATGCGAGTGCGTTGTGCCTCAAGAGCGGTAACGCGGTGATCCTGCGCGGTGGCAGCGAAAGCCGTCATTCGACCCGCGAGATTGTTGCCTGCATGCAGGCCGGACTCAAGGCCGCCGGCCTGCCTGAAGACGCAGTGCAGACGGTGCAGACGACCAGCCGCGATGCCGTGGCGGAACTGCTCAAGGCCGATCAGTTCGTCGACCTGGTAATTCCGCGTGGCGGACGCGGCCTCGTCGAGCTGGTGCGCGACCAGGCCAGTGTGCCGACGCTGCTGCACCTTGACGGCAACTGCCACAGCTACGTCCATGCGGCGGCGGACGTCGCCAAGGCGGTCGATGTGATCAAGAACGCCAAGCTGCGCCGGACCGGTATTTGCGGTGCAACCGAGAGCATCGTGGTCGACCGTGCGATCGCCGCAGACGCTATCCCTGCCCTCGCCGAGGCGATGGCCGGGGAATGCGAACTGCGTGGCGATGCCGACGCCGTTGCGCTCGACAGCCGGATCAAGCTGGCCAATGACGACGACTGGTCAACCGAATATCTGGGCCCCATCGCCAGCGTGAAGATCGTCGACGGTCTCGACGAAGCGATCGAGTGGGTAGAAAGCCACAGCTCGCATCACACCGATGCTATCATGACCGAAGACGCTGACGCCGCGCGTCGTTTCATGACTGCGATCGACAGCGCCATCGTGATGCACAACGCCTCGACCCAGTTCGCCGACGGCGGCGAGTTCGGCATGGGCGCGGAAATCGGCATCGCCACCGGCAAGATGCACGCCCGCGGGCCGGTTGGCCTGGAGCAGCTGACGAGCTTCAAATATCTCGTCCACGGCACGGGCCAGACCAGGTCCTGA
- a CDS encoding DUF1036 domain-containing protein, with the protein MMTLRNLMAGAAALAASLAAQPAAAQSMSTNPAVEIRNTGDEVRKVCFHKDKTVTLFAIGCVTLAPGENIYWNREGQFTPFKVKVYQKRKLIDKYLYARDLPADTGKILVGTGGRFGFSRFKNIRTKYTLRVCNDRFDDDIWFTLGFETNYGSFSHGWWNIAKGQCRDIGVSQFLKDKHNIPFGTIPLIHYYARTHGDKPLYWTGDSGDRQFCTNTGKKFGLSRDKATGPSCDAGLEAIAYRRLSIPTQGSNGMLYLKF; encoded by the coding sequence ATGATGACCCTACGCAATCTCATGGCTGGCGCTGCGGCACTGGCCGCCAGCCTGGCGGCCCAGCCCGCCGCCGCTCAATCGATGAGCACCAACCCGGCGGTCGAGATCAGGAACACCGGCGACGAAGTCCGCAAGGTCTGTTTTCACAAGGACAAGACCGTCACGCTGTTCGCCATCGGCTGCGTCACGCTGGCGCCGGGCGAGAACATCTACTGGAACCGCGAAGGGCAGTTCACGCCGTTCAAGGTCAAGGTCTACCAGAAGCGCAAGCTGATCGACAAATATCTCTACGCGCGCGACCTGCCGGCCGACACGGGCAAGATCCTTGTCGGCACCGGCGGGCGGTTCGGTTTCTCGCGGTTCAAGAATATCCGCACCAAATACACGCTGCGGGTCTGCAACGACCGGTTCGATGACGATATCTGGTTCACGCTAGGCTTCGAGACGAACTATGGCAGCTTCAGCCACGGCTGGTGGAATATCGCCAAGGGGCAATGCCGCGACATCGGCGTCTCGCAGTTCCTGAAGGACAAGCACAACATCCCCTTCGGCACGATCCCACTGATCCACTATTACGCCCGGACCCATGGCGACAAGCCGCTGTATTGGACCGGCGATAGCGGCGACCGGCAGTTCTGCACCAACACCGGCAAGAAATTCGGTCTCAGCCGCGACAAGGCGACCGGCCCGTCATGCGACGCCGGACTGGAGGCCATCGCCTACCGCAGGCTCAGCATCCCGACCCAGGGTTCGAACGGAATGCTGTATCTAAAGTTCTGA
- the lepA gene encoding translation elongation factor 4, which translates to MTDLSKIRNFSIIAHIDHGKSTLADRLIQATGGLTEREMSEQVLDNMDIEKERGITIKAQTVRLNYTAKDGETYELNLMDTPGHVDFAYEVSRSLAACEGALLVVDAAQGVEAQTLANVYQSIEHDHEIVPVINKIDLPAAEPEKVRAEIEDIIGLDASEAVMTSAKSGIGIEDVLEAVVAKIPPPHGDRDAPLKASLVDSWYDPYLGVVILVRVIDGVIKKGLNVKFMQGGTQHLIDRVGCFTPKRVDLPEIGPGEIGFITAQIKEVEQARVGDTITTVKGGAETPLPGYKEVQPVVFCGLFPVDAADFEKLRESIGKLRLNDASFSYEMESSAALGFGFRAGFLGLLHLEIIQERLSREYDLDLITTAPSVVYTVHLGHTKNEDARTVEIHNPADWPDVNRIDTIEEPWIKATIYTPDDYLGAILKLCQDRRGIQTNLTYVGGRAQVTYELPLNEVVFDFYDRLKSISRGYASFDYEQIGSREGDLVKMNILVNAEPVDALSLIVHRSVAEERGRGMCERLKDLIPRHLFKIPIQAAIGGKIIARETIAALRKDVTAKCYGGDISRKKKLLEKQKKGKARMREYGNVSIPQEAFIAALRMGEE; encoded by the coding sequence ATGACTGACCTCTCCAAGATCCGCAACTTCTCCATCATCGCTCACATCGACCACGGGAAGAGCACGCTCGCCGACCGGCTGATCCAGGCCACCGGCGGGCTGACCGAGCGCGAGATGTCCGAGCAAGTCCTTGATAACATGGACATCGAGAAGGAGCGCGGGATCACCATCAAGGCCCAGACCGTGCGCCTCAATTACACCGCGAAGGATGGTGAGACCTACGAGCTCAACCTCATGGACACGCCCGGCCATGTCGACTTCGCCTATGAAGTCTCGCGCAGCCTCGCCGCTTGCGAGGGCGCGCTGCTCGTGGTCGACGCCGCGCAGGGGGTCGAGGCGCAGACCCTCGCCAATGTCTACCAGTCGATCGAGCACGACCACGAAATCGTCCCCGTCATCAACAAGATCGACCTGCCCGCCGCCGAGCCCGAGAAAGTCCGCGCTGAGATCGAGGACATCATCGGCTTGGACGCCAGCGAAGCGGTGATGACCAGCGCCAAGTCCGGCATCGGCATCGAGGATGTGCTGGAGGCCGTCGTCGCCAAGATCCCGCCGCCGCACGGCGATCGCGACGCCCCGCTCAAGGCCAGCCTCGTCGACAGCTGGTACGACCCCTACCTCGGCGTCGTCATCCTCGTCCGCGTCATCGACGGCGTCATCAAGAAGGGCCTCAACGTCAAGTTCATGCAGGGCGGCACCCAGCACCTGATCGACCGCGTCGGATGCTTCACGCCCAAGCGCGTCGACCTGCCCGAGATCGGCCCCGGCGAAATCGGCTTCATCACCGCCCAGATCAAGGAGGTCGAGCAGGCCCGCGTGGGCGACACCATCACCACGGTGAAGGGCGGGGCGGAGACCCCGCTGCCCGGCTACAAGGAAGTGCAGCCGGTGGTGTTCTGCGGCCTGTTCCCGGTCGACGCGGCCGATTTCGAGAAGCTGCGCGAGAGCATCGGCAAGCTGCGCCTCAACGACGCTTCCTTCTCCTACGAGATGGAAAGCTCCGCCGCGCTGGGCTTCGGCTTCCGCGCCGGCTTCCTCGGCCTGCTGCACCTCGAGATCATCCAGGAACGCCTCTCCAGAGAATACGATCTCGACCTCATCACCACCGCGCCCAGCGTGGTCTACACCGTCCATCTCGGCCATACGAAGAACGAGGACGCCAGGACGGTCGAGATCCACAACCCGGCCGACTGGCCCGACGTCAACCGTATCGACACCATCGAGGAACCGTGGATCAAGGCCACGATCTACACGCCGGACGACTATCTGGGCGCCATCCTCAAGCTGTGCCAGGACCGGCGCGGCATCCAGACCAACCTCACCTATGTCGGCGGCCGCGCGCAGGTTACGTACGAGCTCCCGCTCAACGAAGTGGTGTTCGATTTCTACGACCGGCTGAAGTCCATCTCGCGCGGCTATGCCTCCTTCGATTACGAACAGATCGGCAGCCGCGAGGGCGACCTCGTCAAGATGAACATCCTCGTCAACGCGGAGCCGGTCGACGCGCTCAGCCTGATCGTCCACCGCAGCGTGGCCGAAGAGCGCGGCCGCGGCATGTGCGAGCGCCTCAAAGACCTGATCCCGCGCCACCTCTTCAAGATCCCGATCCAGGCCGCCATCGGCGGCAAGATCATCGCCCGCGAAACCATCGCCGCGTTGCGCAAGGACGTGACGGCGAAGTGTTACGGGGGGGATATCTCGCGGAAGAAGAAGCTGCTGGAGAAGCAGAAGAAGGGGAAGGCCAGAATGAGAGAGTACGGCAACGTCAGTATTCCGCAGGAAGCCTTCATCGCCGCGCTACGCATGGGTGAGGAGTGA
- a CDS encoding outer membrane protein assembly factor BamD, with product MFGRIHAAPVRAFALSVLAATTLAGCSTGGGGAKDTAYVARDVETLYASAKDRLDRGNAKLAAALFDEVERQHPYSPWARRAQLMSSFSYYVARDYTKSIQAAQRFLQIHPGNKDAPYAYYLIALSYYEQISDVQRDQKVTEQALTALREVDRRFPTTEYAADARLKMDLVQDHLAGKEMEIGRFYQKTAKWAAAVIRFQNVIETYQSTSHTPEALYRLVESNLALGIPSEAKKYAAVLGANYPGNEWYEKAYDLIQDKAPSLASR from the coding sequence ATGTTCGGCAGAATCCATGCTGCGCCGGTGCGCGCCTTCGCTCTTTCCGTCCTTGCTGCGACCACACTCGCGGGCTGTTCCACCGGCGGTGGCGGGGCCAAGGACACGGCCTATGTCGCGCGCGATGTCGAGACGCTCTATGCCTCGGCCAAGGACCGGCTCGATCGCGGCAATGCCAAGCTCGCCGCCGCGCTGTTCGACGAGGTTGAGCGCCAGCATCCCTATTCGCCCTGGGCTCGCCGCGCGCAGCTGATGAGTTCGTTCAGCTACTATGTCGCGCGCGACTACACCAAGTCGATCCAGGCCGCGCAGCGCTTCCTGCAGATCCACCCGGGTAACAAGGACGCCCCCTATGCTTATTACCTGATCGCGCTCAGCTATTATGAGCAGATCAGCGATGTGCAGCGTGACCAGAAGGTGACCGAGCAGGCGCTGACAGCGCTGCGCGAAGTCGACCGCCGTTTCCCGACCACGGAATATGCCGCTGATGCCCGGCTGAAGATGGACCTGGTGCAGGATCACCTCGCTGGCAAGGAGATGGAGATCGGCCGCTTCTACCAGAAGACTGCCAAATGGGCGGCGGCGGTAATCCGGTTCCAGAACGTGATCGAGACATATCAGAGCACCAGCCACACGCCTGAGGCGTTGTACCGGTTGGTCGAATCCAACCTCGCGCTGGGGATTCCCAGCGAGGCGAAGAAATACGCTGCCGTGCTGGGTGCCAACTATCCCGGCAACGAATGGTATGAGAAAGCCTACGACCTGATCCAGGACAAGGCCCCGTCGCTAGCTTCCCGCTGA
- a CDS encoding DUF262 domain-containing protein, whose protein sequence is MSSGIRISELSISEVLDNLRERKWQIPRFQREFVWDTSAVAGLATSVIDGYPIGMVTLWEQPTESHIELEPLSIDDWDTKAKAKITREFGHENSNPSTVKAILDGRQRSTALAMAFAGFAPTFGLNKYAGKYFLNASLKDPLERVIFKKKSTIEKEGLTNLHACIAKGYFPLASFEKEQSILKQWYGYIQLLRDEKVYTEGEYPDAEELERRDEILQRAFEGISETKLGACTVPQRYDLGQICEIFETLNLTGMKVSTVDLINSWLLRDTDDELHLREWMDTLAEEDGAVGWSVPRKRPELVAQLATACFVALTDLPTKPEARRVAGASKTKSITTVKSSDLLATPTQHWLNITNHTDEFAGYIGAFQNVVGGGEFGYQQCPYPISSGIYVGLRWHKKFDPEHTHSSWQVSDLDRVYRAFFWRNALSTRYDQGFLSQMGTDLVTLKALLATKGAYETETEWLEQVEGQFQKEIRPVDIPSREDLIEYLTNGRPGGALQSALMLPMVARSTVDFSGSQLIGDTDTRTEIHHIYPTRWCRENASNEYKELLSQDGEGPNFVNSIANLMPLSRELNSEWSSKSPATFFSGKGIQYEGAVAEALGQVFIDKESFELLRQGLPSIKKFWLHRAGLIADHLLEQTKL, encoded by the coding sequence ATGTCCAGCGGTATCCGTATTTCTGAACTATCGATCAGCGAGGTTCTCGACAACCTGCGCGAGCGGAAGTGGCAGATCCCACGATTTCAGAGAGAGTTCGTGTGGGATACCTCTGCAGTTGCTGGCTTAGCGACCTCTGTCATTGATGGATACCCAATCGGTATGGTTACCTTGTGGGAGCAACCAACTGAGTCTCACATAGAACTCGAACCCCTTTCCATTGACGATTGGGATACAAAGGCAAAAGCCAAAATAACGCGTGAATTTGGCCACGAAAATTCGAATCCATCGACCGTAAAGGCGATCCTTGATGGGCGACAAAGAAGCACTGCCTTGGCCATGGCCTTCGCTGGCTTTGCACCAACTTTCGGCCTCAACAAGTACGCAGGCAAGTACTTCCTGAATGCCTCATTGAAAGATCCGCTGGAACGGGTCATATTTAAGAAGAAGTCGACGATTGAAAAGGAAGGACTTACTAACCTCCATGCCTGTATAGCAAAAGGCTATTTCCCATTAGCTAGTTTTGAGAAAGAACAATCGATACTGAAGCAATGGTACGGATATATTCAGCTTCTGCGTGACGAAAAAGTCTATACAGAGGGAGAGTATCCGGATGCAGAAGAACTCGAACGTAGAGATGAGATCCTCCAAAGAGCTTTTGAGGGCATTAGTGAAACGAAATTAGGTGCCTGCACAGTCCCGCAAAGGTACGACCTGGGTCAGATTTGCGAGATATTCGAAACCCTCAACCTAACGGGCATGAAAGTATCTACTGTTGATTTGATCAATTCTTGGCTACTGCGCGACACAGACGACGAACTCCACCTTCGCGAATGGATGGATACACTGGCAGAAGAAGACGGAGCTGTGGGATGGTCAGTTCCGAGGAAAAGGCCAGAATTGGTCGCCCAGTTAGCCACAGCGTGCTTCGTTGCTCTTACGGACTTGCCGACTAAGCCGGAAGCAAGGCGAGTTGCTGGAGCGAGCAAGACCAAGAGTATCACCACTGTAAAATCCTCAGACTTGCTCGCAACACCCACTCAACACTGGTTGAATATTACAAATCACACAGACGAATTTGCAGGTTACATCGGCGCCTTCCAGAACGTTGTGGGGGGAGGCGAATTCGGTTACCAGCAGTGTCCCTACCCAATTTCTTCAGGTATTTATGTTGGCCTAAGATGGCATAAGAAGTTTGATCCTGAACACACACACAGTAGTTGGCAAGTCAGCGATTTAGATCGTGTTTACCGTGCATTCTTTTGGCGCAACGCACTTTCGACTCGATATGATCAGGGCTTCCTTAGCCAGATGGGAACAGACCTCGTCACATTGAAAGCCCTTCTTGCGACCAAAGGTGCTTATGAGACGGAGACTGAATGGCTCGAGCAAGTGGAAGGCCAATTTCAGAAAGAGATACGACCGGTAGATATCCCATCGCGGGAAGATTTGATCGAATACCTCACCAACGGGAGACCTGGTGGCGCGTTGCAGTCAGCTCTGATGCTGCCGATGGTGGCTCGCAGCACAGTTGATTTCAGCGGTAGCCAGCTGATCGGCGATACGGATACACGGACCGAGATTCATCACATTTATCCAACGCGATGGTGCCGGGAAAACGCATCCAATGAATACAAAGAACTCTTGAGCCAGGATGGAGAAGGACCGAATTTTGTTAACTCGATAGCCAACTTGATGCCTCTTTCGCGCGAACTCAACTCGGAGTGGAGCTCGAAGAGTCCTGCTACATTCTTTTCCGGGAAAGGTATCCAATATGAGGGTGCTGTCGCCGAAGCATTAGGCCAGGTTTTCATCGATAAAGAGAGCTTTGAACTTCTGCGCCAAGGCTTGCCTTCAATAAAGAAGTTCTGGCTTCATCGAGCTGGCTTAATTGCCGATCACCTGCTCGAACAAACCAAGCTCTGA
- a CDS encoding low affinity iron permease family protein: protein MERIFTIIASRTAIAAGQPTAFVLAVCVIAVWLVSGPIFDWSDTWQLAVNTGTTIATFLMVFLIQNSQNRDAAAIQAKLDELIRSVHDARNEFVGIEHLTDREIERIRAELEQEVATQMPGRRRHESINRMLNRR, encoded by the coding sequence ATGGAAAGAATTTTCACAATCATCGCATCGCGCACTGCAATCGCTGCGGGACAGCCTACCGCTTTCGTCCTTGCCGTTTGCGTGATCGCGGTGTGGTTGGTGAGCGGACCGATTTTCGACTGGTCGGATACCTGGCAACTGGCAGTAAACACCGGAACGACGATCGCGACGTTCCTGATGGTGTTCCTGATCCAGAACTCGCAGAATCGCGACGCCGCCGCCATCCAGGCCAAGCTCGACGAACTCATTCGCTCCGTGCATGACGCGCGAAACGAATTTGTCGGGATCGAACATCTGACCGATCGAGAGATCGAAAGGATCCGAGCGGAACTGGAACAGGAAGTTGCCACCCAGATGCCGGGTCGGCGAAGACACGAAAGCATCAACAGGATGCTGAACCGGCGTTGA
- a CDS encoding Flp family type IVb pilin, which translates to MTKTFLKSLVRDEAGATAIEYGLIAALIAVAAITAMQGLGNQLTNTFTTVSTTMAV; encoded by the coding sequence GTGACCAAGACCTTCCTGAAGAGCCTCGTCCGTGACGAAGCCGGCGCCACCGCCATCGAATACGGCCTCATCGCCGCGCTGATCGCCGTTGCCGCTATCACCGCCATGCAGGGCCTGGGCAACCAGCTCACCAACACCTTCACCACCGTCAGCACGACGATGGCTGTCTAA
- a CDS encoding Flp family type IVb pilin produces MPSAFLKSLLRDEQGATAIEYGLIAALICLAAITAMQSIGNQVGNSFQNAADIMASV; encoded by the coding sequence ATGCCAAGCGCCTTCCTGAAATCCTTGCTGCGTGACGAACAGGGCGCGACCGCCATCGAATATGGCCTGATCGCCGCCCTGATCTGCCTTGCCGCCATCACCGCCATGCAAAGCATCGGCAACCAGGTCGGCAACAGCTTCCAGAACGCCGCCGACATCATGGCGAGCGTCTAG
- the proB gene encoding glutamate 5-kinase, whose product MAKSKKIVVKIGSALLANSERLTPRYGFIQRLMEDIARLRSQGHEVILCSSGAVALGMKVVGVEPGKAGLTDKQAAAACGMPQLLNAYKQVGYEFDFEIAQILLTLGDFEDHRRFLNTKNTVHRLLQSKIIPIVNENDSITTEEIRVGDNDRLAAKIAQMVQADDFVILTTIDGLYDRNPDDPDARLVEEVSDVSEYLQATVGKTTLGTGGMLTKLQAVNMAQNAGCTGWIADGDADRPISSILSGKRRGTKCLPNPEPASVWDTWLADRLQMAGHLVIADEAVATLGSRHIHRDDVLSMDGDYTRGDVLHIYDSEGVERARGLTDFTSEETRVMIANPDLPADQLLGYQTHAEIIRSNNLVALADHHLTWDAPEEESGQRRVVPLEDDPLG is encoded by the coding sequence GTGGCAAAATCCAAGAAAATCGTCGTCAAGATCGGGTCGGCCCTGCTGGCCAATTCCGAGCGGCTAACGCCGCGCTACGGCTTCATCCAACGACTCATGGAAGATATCGCGCGCCTGCGCTCGCAGGGGCATGAGGTGATCCTGTGCTCCAGCGGCGCGGTTGCGCTGGGGATGAAGGTGGTTGGGGTCGAACCGGGCAAGGCCGGCTTGACCGACAAGCAGGCCGCTGCCGCCTGCGGCATGCCGCAGCTGCTCAACGCTTACAAACAGGTCGGCTACGAATTCGATTTCGAGATCGCGCAGATCCTGCTGACGCTGGGCGATTTCGAGGACCACCGTAGGTTCCTCAACACCAAGAACACCGTTCACCGCCTGCTGCAGTCCAAGATCATTCCGATCGTCAACGAGAACGACAGCATCACCACTGAAGAGATCCGCGTTGGCGACAACGACCGGCTGGCCGCCAAGATTGCGCAGATGGTGCAGGCCGATGACTTCGTGATCCTCACCACCATCGATGGTTTGTATGATCGCAATCCGGATGATCCCGATGCCCGGCTGGTCGAAGAAGTCAGCGATGTCAGCGAGTATCTCCAAGCCACGGTCGGAAAGACGACCCTCGGCACCGGAGGCATGCTGACCAAGCTACAGGCGGTCAACATGGCGCAGAATGCGGGCTGTACTGGTTGGATTGCCGATGGTGATGCCGACCGGCCGATTTCTTCGATCTTGTCAGGTAAGCGACGCGGTACCAAGTGCCTGCCCAATCCCGAACCCGCTTCGGTGTGGGATACATGGCTGGCCGACCGTCTGCAGATGGCCGGTCACCTGGTCATTGCCGACGAGGCGGTGGCGACGCTGGGCAGCCGGCATATCCATCGCGACGACGTGCTCTCGATGGATGGCGACTACACCCGCGGCGACGTGCTGCACATCTACGACAGCGAAGGCGTCGAGCGTGCCCGCGGGCTGACCGATTTCACATCGGAAGAGACCCGTGTGATGATCGCCAACCCGGACCTGCCCGCCGACCAGCTGCTCGGCTACCAGACCCATGCCGAGATCATCCGCAGCAACAACCTCGTGGCGCTGGCGGACCATCACCTGACGTGGGACGCGCCCGAAGAAGAAAGCGGACAGCGCAGGGTAGTGCCGCTGGAAGACGACCCGCTGGGGTGA